The proteins below come from a single Triticum aestivum cultivar Chinese Spring chromosome 5D, IWGSC CS RefSeq v2.1, whole genome shotgun sequence genomic window:
- the LOC123126131 gene encoding chloroplast envelope quinone oxidoreductase homolog encodes MATPAATPPAKMRAVLYDACGGGSAGLKHVEVPVPSAKKNEVLLKVEAAAINPLDCKIQKGDLRPLLPRRLPFIPVTDVAGVVVGVGLGVEGLIVGDQVVAMLKSLNGGGLAEYAVASANLTVRRPPEVCAAEGAGLPIAAGTALQALRSIGAKFHLDGAGSKPLNVLITAASGGVGLYAVQLAKLANLHVTATCGARNMDLVKGLGADEVMDYRTPEGASLLSPSGAKYDGVVHCTVGVSWSSFRPLLSDAGGRVIDITPNLWAILRYILHGVTFSKKRLVPLLVSPNKADLEFLVALLRDGKLKTVIDSRFPLGDAGKAWQTSIEGHATGKIVVDTQS; translated from the exons ATGGCCACCCCAGCTGCGACGCCGCCGGCGAAGATGCGGGCGGTGCTGTACGACGCCTGCGGCGGAGGCTCCGCCGGCCTCAAG CATGTGGAAGTCCCCGTCCCTTCAGCGAAGAAGAATGAGGTCCTGTTGAAAGTAGAAGCTGCAGCCATCAATCCACTTGACTGCAAGATACAGAAAGGGGACTTGCGGCCTCTGCTGCCTCGTAGACTGCCTTTTATCCCAG TGACAGATGTTGCAGGAGTAGTTGTGGGTGTCGGTCTTGGAGTGGAAGGTCTCATAGTGGGGGATCAAGTTGTGGCCATGTTGAAGTCTCTT AACGGAGGCGGCCTCGCAGAGTACGCTGTTGCATCCGCAAACCTGACTGTGAGAAGGCCACCGGAGGTTTGTGCGGCGGAGGGTGCCGGGCTTCCCATTGCCGCAGGCACTGCGCTCCAGGCGCTGAGGTCCATTGGTGCCAAGTTTCACCTCGACGGCGCCGGCAGCAAGCCTTTAAACGTGTTGATCACCGCAGCCTCCGGCGGCGTAGGCCTGTACGCGGTGCAGCTTGCGAAGCTGGCCAACCTCCATGTCACCGCCACCTGTGGCGCCCGCAACATGGATCTTGTCAAGGGCTTGGGCGCGGACGAGGTGATGGACTACAGGACCCCGGAGGGGGCTAGCCTGCTGAGCCCGTCCGGCGCCAAGTACGATGGCGTGGTTCACTGCACCGTCGGCGTCAGCTGGTCGTCATTCCGGCCGTTGCTGAGCGACGCCGGGGGGAGAGTGATAGACATCACCCCAAACTTGTGGGCCATCCTCAGATATATCCTGCACGGGGTGACATTCTCCAAGAAGCGCCTCGTGCCCCTGCTCGTGTCGCCCAACAAGGCAGACCTGGAGTTCTTGGTCGCCTTGCTCAGGGACGGCAAGCTCAAGACGGTGATCGACTCGAGGTTCCCGTTGGGCGACGCGGGCAAGGCGTGGCAGACCAGTATCGAAGGCCACGCGACTGGCAAGATTGTCGTCGACACACAGAGCTAA
- the LOC123123723 gene encoding phospholipase D delta — protein sequence MGSATGAEAPVRLHGDLEVWIAEARRLPNMDITSERMRSCFTACVSGEGGSRSGGSTTHKKKKKRLITSASYAYVSLCLAGATVAQTRVIPNSGGPRWDERFRVEVAHAAATLDLHVKDNHVFGARLIGVASVPARRLAAGSLVHGWFPIIHHGHHHHHHHHSPAAELRFSLRYTPAQLQHDSSPLCAGVPNAYFPLRRGGRVTLYQDAHVADGQLPDIELDGGATYTHGRCWEDISRAVVDAHHLVYVVGWSIHHPVRLVREPAAGAGTGTAMKTLGELLKGKVHEGVRVVMLIWDDKTSHDRFLLKTDGVMHTHDEESRKFFRHSGVHCVLVPRYGSNKLSIFKQHVVGTLFTHHQKCVIVDSQAAGNNRNITAFLGGLDLCDGRYDTPEHRLFNDLDTVFHKDFHNPTFPVNSYGPRQPWHDLHCKVEGPAAYDILTNFEQRWRKATKWRVNLKKVVIWHYDTLIKIKRMPWIVSPSTDEANARVCHEQDTENWHVQVFRSIDSGSVKGFPKLVQEAQSQNLVCAKNLKIDRSIHSAYVKAIRSAQHFIYIENQYFIGSSFCWHSHKNTGADNLIPVELALKIASKIKAKQRFAVYIVIPMWPEGIPTTAAVQPILFWQGQTMSMMYKIIADALESQGLVDSHPQDYLNFYCLGRRELAATPEASLCNDNSALGMAQKHRRFMIYVHSKGMVVDDEYVVIGSANINQRSMEGSRDTEIAMGAYQPHHTSAGNRGGPPRGQVYGYRMSLWAEHLGGRAEEWFRRPESEECVRRVNAAAEENWRAYVSPDEATRGHLMRYPVKVDRDGGIGPLPGHECFPDVGGKVLGAQSSLPDALTT from the exons ATGGGCTCCGCCACGGGCGCCGAAGCGCCGGTGCGCCTGCACGGCGACCTGGAGGTGTGGATCGCGGAGGCCAGGCGGCTGCCCAACATGGACATCACGTCGGAGCGGATGCGGAGCTGCTTCACCGCCTGCGTCAGCGGGGAGGGCGGGTCCAGGAGCGGCGGCAGCACCAcccacaagaagaagaagaagcggctcATCACCAGCGCCAGCTACGCCTACGTGTCCCTCTGCCTGGCGGGCGCCACGGTGGCGCAGACCCGGGTGATCCCCAACTCCGGCGGGCCCCGGTGGGACGAGCGCTTCCGCGTCGAGGTCGCGCACGCCGCCGCCACCCTCGACCTCCACGTCAAGGACAACCACGTCTTCGGCGCCCGCCTCATCGGCGTCGCCTCCGTgcccgcccgccgcctcgccgccgggtcCCTCGTCCACGGCTGGTTCCCCATCATCCACCACGGtcaccaccatcaccatcaccaccacaGCCCGGCCGCCGAGCTGCGCTTCTCCCTGCGCTACACCCCTGCCCAGCTGCAGCACGACAGCAGCCCGCTGTGCGCCGGCGTGCCCAACGCCTACTTCCCGCTCCGGCGGGGCGGCCGCGTCACGCTCTACCAGGACGCGCACGTCGCCGACGGGCAGCTGCCTGACATCGAGCTCGACGGCGGCGCGACGTACACGCACGGCCGGTGCTGGGAGGACATCTCCCGCGCCGTCGTCGACGCGCACCACCTCGTCTACGTCGTCGGCTGGTCCATCCACCACCCCGTCCGGCTCGTCAGGgagcccgccgccggcgccggcactGGCACCGCCATGAAGACGCTCGGGGAGCTCCTCAAGGGCAAGGTCCACGAGGGCGTCCGCGTGGTCATGCTCATCTGGGACGACAAGACCTCGCACGACAGGTTCCTCCTCAAAACG GACGGCGTGATGCACACCCACGACGAGGAGAGCAGGAAGTTCTTCAGGCACTCGGGCGTCCACTGCGTGCTGGTTCCCCGCTACGGCAGCAACAAGCTCAGCATCTTCAAGCAGCAC GTTGTGGGGACTCTGTTTACGCACCATCAGAAATGCGTGATCGTCGATTCGCAGGCCGCGGGAAACAACCGCAACATCACCGCATTCCTCGGCGGTCTGGACCTGTGTGACGGCAGATATGATACGCCTGAGCATAGGCTTTTCAATGACCTTGACACTGTTTTTCACAAGGATTTTCATAATCCTACCTTCCCT GTTAATTCTTATGGACCCAGACAACCCTGGCATGACTTGCACTGCAAAGTCGAGGGTCCTGCCGCCTATGACATATTGACAAACTTCGAACAACGATGGCGTAAAGCCACGAAATGGAGGGTCAACCTTAAAAAGGTTGTTATTTGGCATTACGACACATTGATCAAGATTAAACGGATGCCCTGGATCGTTTCACCTTCTACCGATGAGGCGAATGCGCGTGTTTGTCACGAACAGGACACAGAAAACTGGCATGTACAG GTTTTCAGGTCAATTGACTCAGGATCTGTCAAGGGGTTTCCTAAACTTGTCCAAGAGGCACAGTCACAG AATCTAGTTTGTGCCAAGAATCTAAAAATTGACAGGAGCATACACAGTGCATACGTGAAAGCCATCAGGTCTGCACAACACTTCATATACATCGAGAACCAGTACTTCATTGGGTCTTCATTCTGCTGGCATTCACACAAAAATACAG GTGCAGACAATTTAATACCCGTCGAGCTGGCCTTGAAGATTGCGAGCAAGATCAAAGCGAAGCAGCGATTTGCGGTCTACATTGTTATCCCAATGTGGCCTGAAGGCATCCCAACCACAGCAGCAGTGCAGCCAATCCTCTTTTGGCAG GGGCAAACCATGTCTATGATGTACAAGATCATAGCGGACGCTCTCGAGAGCCAGGGTCTCGTCGACTCCCATCCTCAAGACTATCTGAACTTCTACTGCCTCGGGAGACGCGAGCTCGCCGCCACTCCAGAGGCGAGCTTATGCAACGACAACTCTGCTCTG GGCATGGCGCAGAAGCACCGGCGGTTCATGATCTACGTGCACTCCAAAGGAATGGTGGTGGACGACGAGTACGTGGTGATCGGGTCGGCCAACATAAACCAGAGGTCCATGGAAGGGTCCAGGGACACGGAGATCGCCATGGGCGCGTACCAGCCGCACCACACCTCGGCCGGAAACCGCGGCGGCCCTCCTCGCGGACAG GTGTACGGGTACAGGATGTCGCTGTGGGCGGAGCACCTGGGCGGCAGGGCGGAGGAGTGGTTCCGGCGGCCCGAGTCGGAGGAGTGCGTACGGCGGGTgaacgcggcggcggaggagaactGGCGGGCGTACGTGTCGCCGGACGAGGCGACGAGGGGCCACCTGATGCGGTACCCCGTGAAGGTGGACAGGGACGGCGGCATCGGGCCACTGCCGGGCCACGAGTGCTTCCCGGACGTCGGCGGCAAGGTCCTCGGCGCGCAGTCATCTCTGCCCGATGCTCTCACCACGTAA